A genomic segment from Sphingomonas astaxanthinifaciens DSM 22298 encodes:
- the purS gene encoding phosphoribosylformylglycinamidine synthase subunit PurS, translating into MKARVLVTLKSGVLDPQGKAIHHALEGLGFRGVNDVRAGKLIELDVDESVDDQAIEEMCRKLLANTVIENFKIERAAL; encoded by the coding sequence ATGAAGGCGCGGGTGCTGGTAACCCTCAAATCCGGTGTGCTCGATCCCCAGGGCAAGGCCATCCATCATGCGCTGGAAGGCCTCGGCTTCCGCGGCGTCAACGACGTTCGCGCGGGCAAGCTGATCGAACTCGACGTCGACGAGAGCGTCGACGACCAGGCGATCGAGGAGATGTGCCGCAAGCTCCTCGCCAATACCGTCATCGAGAATTTCAAGATCGAGCGGGCGGCGTTATGA
- a CDS encoding pseudouridine synthase → MARLILFNKPYGVLSQFTDRGSPTARATLSNHIAVKGVYPAGRLDRDSEGLLLLCDDGRLQARIADPRFKLPKTYLVQVEGDPQEEALERLRKGVLLNDGMTRPAEVAMIDDPGLWPRDPPIRVRKSIPDHWLQISIREGRNRQVRRMTAAVGLPTLRLVRWAIGDWTVAGIAPGEYREIAV, encoded by the coding sequence ATGGCGCGGCTGATCCTGTTCAACAAACCCTATGGGGTGCTGTCGCAGTTCACCGACCGGGGATCGCCGACCGCTCGCGCGACGCTGTCGAACCATATCGCGGTGAAAGGCGTCTATCCCGCCGGGCGGCTCGACCGGGACAGCGAGGGCCTGCTGCTGCTGTGCGACGACGGGCGGCTGCAGGCGCGGATCGCCGATCCCCGGTTCAAGCTGCCCAAGACCTATCTCGTGCAGGTCGAGGGCGACCCGCAGGAGGAGGCGCTGGAGCGGTTGCGCAAGGGCGTGCTCCTCAACGACGGCATGACCCGCCCGGCCGAAGTCGCGATGATCGACGACCCCGGTCTGTGGCCGCGCGATCCGCCGATCCGCGTGCGCAAGTCGATTCCCGATCATTGGCTTCAGATCTCCATCCGCGAGGGCCGCAACCGGCAGGTCCGGCGAATGACCGCGGCCGTCGGCCTTCCGACCCTCCGGCTGGTGAGATGGGCCATTGGCGACTGGACCGTGGCAGGGATCGCGCCCGGCGAATATCGGGAGATCGCGGTCTAG
- a CDS encoding NAD-dependent epimerase/dehydratase family protein produces the protein MRIAITGATGFVGGRLLALAVEEGHEVVALTRRSQGERHGVTWVQGALDNRQALQRLVEHAEAVIHVAGVINAPDKAGFEAGNVTGTLAVLAAATAAGVRRFVHVSSLAAREPKLSDYGASKARAEELVSRSGLDWAIVRPPAVYGPGDRETLELFKAARLGLVPLPPGGRLSLIHADDLSRLLLALADPAAPSQLLVEPDDGREGGWTHREFAAALAAAQDRRAIALPVPAAMIRMGARIDGLLRRDKAKLTPDRAAYFCHPDWTVDPARRPPESLWSPRIPTPQGLADTADWYCRHDWL, from the coding sequence GTGAGGATCGCGATCACCGGCGCGACGGGGTTCGTCGGCGGCCGGCTGCTGGCGCTCGCCGTCGAGGAAGGCCACGAGGTCGTCGCGCTGACCCGCCGCTCGCAGGGCGAGCGTCACGGCGTGACCTGGGTGCAGGGGGCGCTCGACAATCGCCAGGCGCTCCAGCGGCTGGTCGAGCATGCCGAGGCGGTGATCCATGTCGCGGGCGTCATCAATGCGCCCGATAAGGCGGGCTTCGAGGCGGGCAATGTCACGGGCACGCTGGCGGTGCTGGCGGCGGCGACCGCGGCCGGGGTGCGCCGTTTCGTCCATGTCTCGAGCCTCGCCGCGCGCGAGCCAAAGCTGTCGGACTATGGCGCGTCCAAGGCCCGGGCCGAGGAACTGGTTTCCCGCAGCGGGCTCGACTGGGCGATCGTCCGGCCGCCCGCAGTCTATGGGCCCGGCGACCGCGAGACGCTTGAACTGTTCAAGGCGGCCCGGCTGGGCCTGGTCCCGCTGCCGCCGGGTGGGCGGCTCAGCCTGATCCATGCCGACGACCTTTCGCGCCTTTTGCTGGCGCTGGCCGATCCCGCGGCACCGTCGCAATTGCTGGTCGAGCCCGACGACGGCCGCGAGGGCGGCTGGACCCACCGCGAATTCGCCGCGGCGCTGGCGGCCGCGCAGGATCGTCGGGCGATTGCCCTTCCCGTGCCCGCGGCGATGATCCGGATGGGCGCGAGGATCGACGGGCTGCTGCGGCGCGACAAGGCCAAGCTCACGCCCGATCGCGCGGCCTATTTCTGCCACCCCGACTGGACGGTCGATCCGGCCCGCCGTCCGCCCGAATCTTTGTGGTCACCGCGCATTCCCACCCCGCAGGGCCTTGCCGACACCGCCGACTGGTACTGCCGGCACGACTGGCTTTGA
- a CDS encoding 23S rRNA (adenine(2030)-N(6))-methyltransferase RlmJ, whose translation MNYRHSFHAGNSADVVKHSLLIALVRALQQKPAALTLIDTHAGSGLYDLEGETAQRTGEALEGVVRALADGSPLLDDYRAAVNAVNGDGETRLYPGSPLVLAQLLRPQDALILNEKHPQDVVALRQAMRGTPAAIHQRDAYELWLAMLPTKTPRGLVVVDPPYEQTDERARITATLAAAQRKWAHGVTVIWYPLKERETHEKWKQQLRRLGIPKFLTIEHWLFDAEQPGVYNGAGLFVVNPPYAFTQGLPPMLEALRSALAPEGHRGSLTAEWLNP comes from the coding sequence ATGAACTACCGCCACTCCTTTCATGCCGGGAACAGCGCCGATGTGGTCAAGCACAGCCTGCTGATCGCGCTTGTCCGCGCGCTCCAGCAGAAGCCCGCTGCGCTGACCCTGATCGACACCCACGCCGGCAGCGGCCTCTACGACCTCGAGGGCGAGACCGCGCAGCGGACCGGCGAAGCGCTGGAAGGCGTGGTTCGGGCGCTGGCCGACGGCAGCCCGCTGCTCGACGACTATCGGGCCGCGGTGAATGCGGTGAACGGCGATGGCGAAACCCGTCTATACCCCGGCTCGCCGCTCGTCCTCGCGCAACTGCTCCGGCCGCAGGACGCGCTGATCCTCAACGAGAAGCATCCGCAGGACGTCGTGGCGCTGCGCCAGGCGATGCGCGGCACCCCGGCCGCAATCCACCAGCGTGACGCCTACGAGCTGTGGCTCGCGATGCTGCCGACCAAGACGCCGCGCGGGCTGGTTGTGGTCGACCCGCCCTACGAACAGACCGACGAGCGCGCCCGGATCACGGCCACGCTCGCCGCCGCGCAGCGCAAATGGGCGCATGGCGTGACCGTCATCTGGTATCCGCTCAAGGAGCGCGAGACGCACGAAAAGTGGAAGCAGCAGCTGCGCCGGCTCGGGATCCCGAAGTTCCTGACGATCGAGCACTGGCTGTTCGATGCCGAGCAGCCGGGAGTCTACAACGGTGCCGGCCTGTTCGTCGTCAATCCGCCTTATGCCTTCACGCAGGGACTGCCGCCGATGCTCGAGGCGCTGCGCAGCGCGCTCGCGCCCGAGGGACATCGCGGCTCGCTCACCGCGGAGTGGCTGAACCCCTGA
- the purQ gene encoding phosphoribosylformylglycinamidine synthase subunit PurQ, whose protein sequence is MKSAVLVFPGSNCDRDLAVALERIGGAKPHMVWHRETALPDGIDLVAIPGGFSYGDYLRSGAMAARSPIMQAVVEAAGKGTPVLGICNGFQVLTETGLLPGALMRNAGLNFVCRSVPLRVENNQTIFTRGYEAGEAITIPVAHHDGNYQADAETLARLEGEGRVALRYTAPVNGSANDIAGIVNDAGNVLGLMPHPERAAETAHGNEDGRRLFESLLGALETA, encoded by the coding sequence ATGAAGAGCGCGGTCCTCGTCTTCCCCGGCTCCAATTGCGACCGCGACCTCGCCGTCGCGCTGGAGCGGATCGGGGGGGCCAAGCCGCACATGGTCTGGCACCGCGAGACCGCCCTGCCCGACGGCATCGATCTCGTCGCCATTCCCGGCGGCTTTTCCTACGGCGACTACCTGCGCTCGGGCGCCATGGCGGCGCGCTCGCCGATCATGCAGGCGGTGGTCGAGGCCGCGGGCAAGGGCACGCCGGTGCTCGGCATCTGCAATGGCTTTCAGGTGCTGACCGAGACGGGCCTCCTGCCCGGCGCGCTGATGCGCAACGCCGGCCTCAATTTCGTCTGCCGGTCGGTGCCGCTGCGGGTCGAGAACAACCAGACCATCTTCACCCGCGGCTACGAAGCGGGCGAAGCGATCACCATCCCCGTCGCCCACCATGACGGCAATTACCAGGCCGATGCCGAGACACTCGCCCGGCTCGAGGGCGAGGGCCGGGTCGCGCTGCGCTACACCGCGCCGGTCAACGGCTCGGCCAACGACATTGCCGGGATCGTCAACGACGCCGGGAACGTCCTCGGCCTGATGCCGCATCCCGAACGCGCGGCCGAGACGGCGCATGGCAATGAGGACGGGCGACGCCTGTTCGAAAGCCTGCTGGGCGCGCTCGAGACCGCCTAG
- the obgE gene encoding GTPase ObgE, which yields MHFLDQAKIFVRSGAGGPGAVSFRREKYIEYGGPDGGNGGKGGDIVFEAVHGLNTLIDFRYTQHFRAPRGKGGAGSNRSGAYGEDLVIKVPVGTQILADDEERTVLADLTREGERIVFLKGGDGGRGNASYKTSTNRAPRQHQKGWPGEEMAVWLRLKLLADVGLVGLPNAGKSTFINAVTNADAKVGAYAFTTLRPQLGVVSHRQREFVVADIPGLIEGAADGAGIGDRFLGHIERTRVLLHLVDCNDEDVAESYRIVRTELDAYGAGLEEKPVVVALNKVDTIDAELIEALSAELAEESGAKVFALSAAGGIGLEAVLDALADYLDAPSEDDPPEDAAEKAWSPL from the coding sequence ATGCATTTCCTTGACCAGGCCAAGATCTTCGTCCGCTCGGGCGCGGGCGGGCCGGGCGCCGTCAGTTTCCGGCGCGAAAAATATATCGAATATGGCGGACCCGACGGCGGCAACGGCGGCAAGGGCGGCGACATCGTGTTCGAGGCCGTCCACGGCCTCAATACGCTGATCGACTTCCGCTACACCCAGCATTTCCGGGCTCCGCGCGGCAAGGGCGGCGCGGGCTCGAACCGCTCGGGCGCCTATGGCGAGGACCTCGTCATCAAGGTGCCGGTTGGGACCCAGATCCTCGCCGATGATGAAGAACGCACCGTGCTCGCCGATCTCACCCGCGAGGGCGAGCGGATCGTCTTCCTCAAGGGCGGTGACGGCGGCCGCGGCAATGCCAGTTACAAGACCAGCACCAACCGCGCGCCGCGCCAGCACCAGAAGGGCTGGCCAGGCGAGGAGATGGCGGTGTGGCTGCGGCTGAAGCTGCTCGCGGACGTCGGGCTCGTGGGCCTGCCCAATGCCGGCAAGTCGACCTTCATCAACGCGGTCACCAATGCCGATGCCAAGGTGGGCGCCTACGCCTTCACCACGCTCCGCCCGCAGCTCGGCGTCGTCAGCCACCGCCAGCGCGAATTCGTCGTCGCCGACATTCCGGGGCTGATCGAGGGCGCCGCCGACGGCGCGGGCATCGGCGACCGTTTCCTCGGCCATATCGAGCGGACCCGCGTGCTGCTGCACCTCGTCGACTGCAACGATGAGGACGTGGCCGAAAGCTACCGGATCGTCCGGACCGAGCTCGATGCCTATGGGGCGGGGCTCGAGGAAAAGCCGGTGGTGGTCGCGCTGAACAAGGTCGACACGATCGACGCCGAGTTGATCGAGGCGCTGTCGGCCGAGCTCGCGGAGGAGAGCGGCGCGAAGGTGTTCGCGCTGTCGGCGGCGGGCGGAATCGGGCTGGAAGCGGTGCTCGACGCGCTCGCCGACTATCTCGATGCGCCTTCCGAGGACGATCCGCCCGAGGACGCGGCGGAAAAGGCCTGGTCGCCGCTGTGA
- a CDS encoding penicillin acylase family protein: MTLALRRTAPLAFLVLAAAAPAPVPVEAQRVSITRDDWGIAHIKGKTDADAVFGMIYAQAEDDFPRIEANYLTALGRTAEAEGEKAIWQDLRARLYVSEAGLKADYAASPPWLRRLMDSWAAGLNYYLATHPEVRPRVLTRFEPWMALSFTEGSIGGDIERIDLGKLQRFYGGTTSQTAAAYDGEPRGSNGIAIAPQLTADGHALLLINPHTSYFFRAEQQVSSEEGLNAYGASTWGQFFIYQGFNPDIGWMHTSSGVDSVDQFAFDVRAGAAQPRYRVGKDWRPLARRDVTLRYRTADGHLASRTFRTWATPQGPIVAAEGRRWIAFAMMDRPVAALQQSFLRTKTKDLASFMSVADLKANSSNNTLVATRKGEVAYLHPQFVPRRDDRFDYRGVVDGSDPRTAWRGLHAVADLPNALRPATGWVQNTNAWPYRAAGSASPDPKRFPRYMDSFGENYRGLHAQALLTGSKGWTLEGLRAAAYDPDQPGFAELLPPLLAAYDALPPADPRRAFLAGPIAALRGWDTRWSAASVPQTLAMFWGEALQPKLPPLPNESRNAAFARLASGTTGAQKLDALAQAVTRLIADFGRWQVPWGEINRFQRISPAIDHPFSDSAPSIPLPFSSGIWGSLASVGSGPKSGTRNWYGTSGNSFVAVVQFGPRVRAVAITAGGESGNPASPHFNDQAQRFAAGDLRPVYFYPDELKGHTERTYRPGQ; encoded by the coding sequence ATGACCCTCGCCCTCCGCCGCACCGCCCCCCTCGCCTTTCTCGTCCTCGCTGCCGCGGCCCCGGCGCCGGTCCCGGTGGAGGCGCAACGGGTGAGCATTACCCGCGACGACTGGGGCATCGCGCACATCAAGGGCAAGACCGACGCCGACGCCGTGTTCGGGATGATCTACGCCCAGGCCGAGGACGACTTTCCGCGGATCGAGGCCAATTACCTGACCGCGCTCGGGCGCACCGCCGAGGCCGAAGGCGAAAAGGCGATCTGGCAGGATCTGCGCGCCCGGCTCTACGTCAGCGAAGCCGGGCTCAAGGCCGATTATGCCGCGAGCCCGCCGTGGCTCAGGCGGCTGATGGACAGCTGGGCGGCGGGGCTGAACTACTATCTCGCGACCCACCCCGAGGTGCGCCCGCGCGTGCTGACCCGGTTCGAACCGTGGATGGCGCTCAGCTTCACCGAGGGGAGCATCGGTGGCGACATCGAGCGGATCGACCTCGGCAAGCTCCAGCGTTTCTATGGCGGTACGACGTCGCAGACGGCGGCGGCCTATGACGGGGAGCCACGTGGCTCGAATGGAATCGCAATCGCCCCGCAGCTGACCGCCGACGGTCACGCGCTGCTGCTGATCAATCCCCACACCAGCTATTTCTTCCGGGCCGAGCAGCAGGTGTCGAGCGAGGAAGGGCTCAACGCCTATGGCGCGTCGACCTGGGGGCAATTCTTCATCTACCAGGGGTTCAATCCCGACATCGGCTGGATGCACACGTCGAGCGGGGTCGACAGCGTCGACCAGTTCGCGTTCGACGTCCGGGCCGGTGCCGCGCAGCCGCGATACCGCGTTGGCAAGGACTGGCGGCCGCTCGCCCGCCGCGACGTGACCCTGCGTTACCGGACCGCGGACGGCCACCTCGCCAGCCGGACGTTCCGGACCTGGGCCACCCCGCAGGGCCCGATCGTCGCGGCCGAGGGCAGGCGCTGGATCGCCTTTGCGATGATGGACCGGCCGGTGGCCGCGCTCCAGCAGAGCTTTCTGCGGACCAAGACCAAGGACCTCGCCTCGTTCATGAGCGTCGCCGACCTCAAGGCCAACAGCTCGAACAATACGCTCGTCGCAACCCGCAAGGGCGAGGTCGCCTACCTTCATCCCCAGTTCGTGCCCCGCCGCGACGACCGTTTCGACTATCGCGGCGTGGTCGACGGGAGCGATCCGCGGACCGCCTGGCGGGGGCTGCACGCGGTAGCCGACCTTCCCAACGCGCTTCGGCCCGCCACCGGATGGGTCCAGAACACCAATGCCTGGCCCTATCGCGCCGCGGGCAGCGCCAGCCCCGATCCCAAGCGCTTCCCGCGCTACATGGACAGCTTCGGCGAAAATTATCGCGGCCTCCACGCGCAAGCGCTGCTGACGGGGTCGAAGGGGTGGACGCTCGAGGGGCTCCGCGCGGCGGCCTATGATCCCGACCAGCCGGGCTTCGCCGAGCTCCTTCCCCCGCTCCTCGCCGCCTATGACGCGCTGCCGCCAGCCGACCCCCGGCGCGCGTTCCTGGCCGGGCCGATCGCCGCGCTGCGCGGATGGGACACGCGCTGGAGCGCGGCCAGCGTGCCGCAGACGCTCGCCATGTTCTGGGGCGAGGCGCTCCAGCCCAAGCTTCCGCCTTTGCCCAACGAATCGCGCAACGCTGCCTTCGCCCGCCTGGCCTCTGGAACGACGGGCGCGCAGAAACTCGACGCGTTGGCGCAAGCGGTCACCCGCCTCATCGCCGACTTCGGGCGCTGGCAGGTGCCATGGGGGGAGATCAACCGCTTCCAGCGGATCTCGCCCGCGATCGACCATCCGTTCAGCGACTCGGCGCCGAGCATCCCGCTGCCCTTTTCCTCGGGCATCTGGGGCTCTCTCGCCTCGGTCGGCTCGGGACCGAAGTCGGGCACGAGAAACTGGTATGGGACGAGCGGAAACAGCTTCGTCGCGGTGGTCCAATTCGGACCCCGCGTCCGCGCGGTGGCGATCACGGCCGGCGGCGAGAGCGGCAATCCCGCCTCCCCGCACTTCAACGACCAGGCGCAGCGCTTTGCGGCCGGCGACCTCCGGCCCGTCTATTTCTACCCGGACGAACTGAAGGGCCACACCGAACGGACCTACCGCCCGGGCCAATGA